The proteins below are encoded in one region of Oncorhynchus tshawytscha isolate Ot180627B linkage group LG04, Otsh_v2.0, whole genome shotgun sequence:
- the LOC112249676 gene encoding transmembrane protein 233 translates to MSPGTPQPTEVKTKQLLDVSADHLGGREAQEIPPLKNYVYLTILTCFCPAWPVNIVALVFSVLSQNSYDEEDYEGSARLGRKAFHMAIASMIIGLLIILILSIVHFTTNAV, encoded by the exons ATGTCTCCAGGGACGCCCCAGCCAACAGAGGTGAAGACCAAGCAGCTGCTGGATGTGAGTGCTGACCACTTGGGGGGCAGGGAGGCCCAGGAGATCCCCCCTCTGAAGAACTATGTCTACCTGACCATCCTCACTTGCTTCTGCCCAGCCTGGCCTGTTAACATCGTGGCTCTGGTCTTCTCTGTACTG TCTCAGAACAGTTATGATGAGGAGGACTATGAGGGTTCCGCGAGGCTCGGTAGGAAAGCCTTTCACATGGCGATAGCCTCCATGATCATTGGCCTCCTGATCATCCTGATCTTATCCATAGTGCACTTTACCACG AATGCTGTATGA
- the LOC112248390 gene encoding 5'-AMP-activated protein kinase subunit beta-1 gives MGNNSSSGERASAGQGERPYQRDDGQGAKDGARPKIIMDSTDDADLFNTREAKNAPQEIQEFLAWQRDLESDSKCPSQAKPTVFRWTGAGKEIFVSGSFNNWATKIPLNKSQNNFAAVVDLPEGEHQYKFCVDGQWTLDPTGAVLTTKTGTVNNVIQVKRTDFEVFDALMIDSQECADMSDLSSSPPGPYQQDPYITKTSDKLKNPPILPPHLLQVLLNKDTGVSCDPALLPEPNHVMLNHLYALSIKDGVMVLSATHRYKKKYVTTLLYKPI, from the exons ATGGGAAACAACAGCAGCAGTGGTGAGCGGGCCAGTGCAGGTCAGGGTGAGAGGCCCTATCAGCGTGACGATGGACAAGGTGCCAAGGATGGAGCACGGCCCAAGATTATCATGGACAGCACAGATGATGCTGACCTGTTTAACACCCGAGAGGCTAAAAAT GCTCCTCAGGAGATCCAGGAGTTTCTAGCCTGGCAGCGGGACCTTGAGAGTGACAGTAAATGTCCCAGTCAGGCCAAGCCCACTGTGTTCCGTTGGACAGGCGCTGGCAAAGAGATCTTTGTGTCTGGATCATTCAACAACTGGGCCACCAAGATTCCCCTGAACAAAAG CCAGAACAACTTTGCAGCGGTTGTGGACTTGCCTGAGGGAGAGCACCAGTATAAATTCTGTGTAGATGGACAGTGGACCCTCGACCCGACAGGG GCTGTGTTGACGACCAAAACTGGCACGGTCAATAATGTCATTCAGGTGAAGAGGACTGACTTTGAGGTGTTTGATGCCCTCATGATTGATTCTCAGGAATGTGCAGACATGTCAG ACCTCTCGAGTTCCCCTCCGGGACCCTACCAGCAGGACCCATACATAACCAAGACGAGCGACAAGCTCAAGAACCCCCCCATCCTGCCACCACACTTGCTGCAAGTCCTACTCAATAAGGACACTGGCGTGTCT TGTGACCCAGCCCTTCTTCCAGAGCCCAACCATGTGATGCTCAACCACCTCTATGCCCTCTCCATCAAG GATGGGGTGATGGTTCTTAGCGCAACCCACCGCTACAAAAAGAAGTATGTGACCACACTTTTGTACAAGCCGATCTAA